One segment of Salvelinus alpinus chromosome 1, SLU_Salpinus.1, whole genome shotgun sequence DNA contains the following:
- the LOC139538903 gene encoding large ribosomal subunit protein uL14 → MSKRGRGGSSGAKFRISLGLPVGAVINCADNTGAKNLYIISVKGIKGRLNRLPAAGVGDMVMATVKKGKPELRKKVHPAVVIRQRKSYRRKDGVFLYFEDNAGVIVNVKGEMKGSAITGPVAKECADLWPRIASNAGSIA, encoded by the exons GACGTGGTGGGTCATCTGGGGCGAAGTTTCGCATCTCGCTGGGTCTCCCAGTGGGCGCCGTCATAAACTGCGCTGACAACACAG GTGCCAAGAACCTGTACATCATCTCTGTCAAGGGCATCAAGGGACGTCTGAACCGTCTGCCCGCTGCTGGTGTGGGTGACATGGTCATGGCCACTGTCAAGAAAGGCAAACCAGAACTCAGAAAAAAGG TGCATCCTGCGGTTGTGATACGGCAGCGGAAGTCGTATCGGCGAAAGGATGGCGTGTTTCTCTATTTTGAAGACAATGCGGGGGTCATAGTGAATGTCAAAGGAGAAATGAAAG GTTCGGCCATCACAGGTCCGGTGGCCAAGGAATGTGCAGACCTGTGGCCCAGGATTGCTTCAAATGCTGGCAGCATAGCGTGA